The Romeriopsis navalis LEGE 11480 genome includes a region encoding these proteins:
- a CDS encoding peptidoglycan DD-metalloendopeptidase family protein — protein MLGIAISVGAGSIAAPVFQHSAHATEPVSTQISVETPVAPILETTKPVSKPVAIVPQPAAKPAKSVLGVSSKVVVVKPSAKTKTLTSDKAVKTAVKPTAGHAVAKGETLWQIAQAYKVEVRALANVNRLSTGSVLKVGQVLNVPVKTAVKPSQDTISLKEISKSVPEVPVLASSKADGLQSNNLAARQAVAVENLRVKRDRLKQDLAELGEDVNGAPKAFAEAKLSIVNAADQQESDALPVTRLSDVALPSIGGVEPKAIVTPDLEPLSVESTESVSERPQVVAKVKQLSPETPQFDPTPLLAEIRNLRERQPDAKSEVTTTPKQVAVIAQATPAKLADDQVSKVSMTRVEPISAKAVAANPDFAGRKSESALSIELRNFVQPKLKSETKEKSAPSTNRQVVARATFGSAAYAPVTPAVQKMVAPNLPAMGREDAFLPGGKVSKGYIMPSKGLLSSGYGWRWGRMHRGIDIAAPVGTPIVASAAGRVSYARWNNGGYGYLVELEHEDGTMTRYAHNSRILVKEGQEVAQGQQISAMGSTGFSTGPHLHFEIHKRGRGAVNPMAFLSNQS, from the coding sequence ACGACAAAGCCAGTTTCTAAGCCAGTCGCAATTGTGCCGCAGCCAGCGGCAAAGCCCGCAAAGTCGGTGCTTGGTGTTTCCAGCAAGGTTGTCGTTGTGAAGCCGTCTGCTAAGACAAAGACGCTCACATCGGACAAGGCGGTTAAGACTGCCGTCAAGCCCACTGCTGGCCATGCAGTGGCAAAAGGTGAAACTCTTTGGCAAATTGCCCAAGCCTATAAGGTAGAAGTTCGTGCTCTAGCGAATGTAAATCGTTTATCTACTGGTTCAGTGCTCAAAGTCGGTCAGGTACTGAATGTGCCGGTTAAGACCGCGGTCAAGCCATCGCAAGACACAATCAGTCTCAAAGAAATTTCTAAGTCAGTTCCAGAGGTGCCTGTACTGGCGTCATCGAAAGCCGATGGACTGCAATCGAACAACCTCGCAGCGCGTCAAGCTGTGGCGGTTGAAAACCTGCGAGTCAAGCGTGATCGACTCAAGCAGGATTTGGCGGAGTTGGGTGAGGATGTGAATGGGGCGCCGAAAGCATTTGCTGAGGCCAAGTTGTCAATTGTTAATGCGGCTGATCAGCAAGAATCAGATGCCTTGCCAGTGACACGTTTGTCGGATGTTGCATTGCCATCGATTGGTGGTGTTGAACCCAAAGCAATTGTTACTCCTGACCTGGAGCCGTTGTCTGTTGAATCGACTGAATCCGTTTCTGAACGGCCTCAAGTCGTTGCGAAGGTGAAGCAACTGTCGCCTGAAACGCCTCAGTTTGATCCAACGCCGCTATTAGCCGAGATTCGTAATCTCCGCGAGCGTCAGCCAGACGCAAAAAGCGAAGTAACAACGACACCGAAGCAAGTGGCAGTAATCGCCCAAGCGACACCGGCGAAGTTGGCGGACGATCAGGTGTCGAAGGTCTCTATGACTCGGGTTGAGCCAATTAGCGCGAAGGCTGTGGCTGCTAATCCAGACTTTGCCGGTCGTAAATCTGAGAGTGCTTTATCGATCGAACTGCGCAATTTTGTGCAGCCGAAGTTAAAGTCTGAGACGAAAGAGAAGTCAGCACCTTCGACGAATCGTCAAGTTGTGGCACGAGCGACGTTTGGTTCGGCCGCTTATGCCCCGGTGACACCGGCTGTGCAGAAAATGGTTGCACCGAACCTGCCAGCGATGGGTCGTGAAGATGCCTTTTTGCCAGGTGGTAAGGTTTCTAAAGGCTATATTATGCCGTCCAAGGGCTTACTCAGTTCTGGTTATGGCTGGCGTTGGGGCCGGATGCATCGTGGTATTGATATTGCGGCGCCGGTGGGTACACCGATCGTTGCTTCGGCTGCTGGTAGGGTTTCCTATGCGCGCTGGAATAACGGTGGATATGGTTATCTCGTTGAGCTAGAGCATGAAGATGGCACAATGACACGCTATGCTCACAACAGCCGTATTTTGGTGAAGGAAGGCCAGGAAGTTGCTCAAGGCCAGCAGATTTCGGCGATGGGGAGCACTGGTTTTAGTACTGGTCCTCACTTGCACTTCGAAATCCATAAGCGTGGTCGTGGTGCGGTGAATCCGATGGCATTCCTCAGCAATCAGAGCTAA